The genomic DNA CACGCGCCCGCGATCCCGCCGATCGCGCCCGATCCGACGATCGTGACCCGCATCGCTCGTCCTCCTCGATCTCCGTCGATCGTCACTCAGCCGAGCAGGTTGGCGGGCACGCCCTGTCCGTAGGGGCTCGTGACGTCCAGCGTCTCGAGGTACCCGTGCACCGTCCGCGCCACCTCGGCGATGAACTGCTCGGAGACGTTCCGATCCGGCGGGCCGTACTTGGTCATGACGCAGATCGCGTACGGCCGGCGCTTCTGGTAGATGATCGCGCCGTCGCACCGGACCCGCTCCATCCCGCCCGGCTTGTTGGCGATCACGATGTCCTGCGGCAGGCCCGGAGCGAGGTAGCCGCGCTTGGGCTTTTTCAAGATGGCGAGCGTCTCGGTGCACACGAAGCGGCTGAGCCGCTCGCCGCGGTGCAGGATCTCGAGGAACTGCACGACCTCCAGCGGGCTCGCGACGTTCTCGTCGCCGCGGATCACCGACGCCTGGTCCTGCATCTTCCGGCGCAGCGTCGTCTGCGACAGGCCGAGCCCGCGCAGCATCGCGTTCGTGCCGTCGATCGTCGCCCAGTCGATGCACAGATTGGTCGCCGTGTTGTCGGAGACGATGATCATCAGCACCGCGACGTCGCGCACGGTCAGCTCCTCGGCGTCGTCCAGGTACGTGAGCACGCCGCTCCCCGGGACGCGCACGGCGTCGTCGATCACCACCTTGCGGGCCAGGTCGATCTCCCCGCCCTCGGCGCGCTGCATCAGCCGGGCCAGGATGTGGATCTTGATGGTGGATGCGGTCGGGAACACCTCCTGCTCGTGCACCGCGACCTGCCGGCCGGTCGCAAGATCGCGGACACACAGGCCCGCGGCGCCGGGGAACGCGGCGACGAGCCCCTCCAGGTCCGCGGACAACCGCTGCCACACCAGCTGCTCAGACATACGCCACGCGCCCCCTTTGCGTCGCCGTCACTTCACAAACACGTCGAGGTCCCGGAACGCGCGCCGGATCCGCCAGTACCGGGCCCGCCGCGCGGTCGTCAGGCGGGTCCAGATCGCCGCGACCAGGCCGTACACGATCGACAGGCTGGCGGTCACGGACTGGAAGAACAGCATCCCCTCGGTCGGCACGATGACCTTGAGCTTCGCGTGCCGGGCGAGCGGCGACACCGAGCTGTCGGCGATCACCGCGGTGGGAATGCCGTGCTCGCTCGCCCACTGCACGGCGGCGACCACGTCGCGGTCGCACTGCCAGAAGCCGATGCCGATGACGAGGTCGCGCGACGTGAGGCCGGTGAGCTGCGTGGCCCAGTGCACGCGGCTGCGCGCCTCCGCACGGACGTTGATGTCGAGCGCGGCGCACAGATGCGCGAGCGCCACCGCGGGCGCAGCGTAGCTGCCGAACGCGACGATCAGCACCTGGTTCGCCGACAGCATCTGCGAGGCGAGCCGATCGAGCACGCGGGTGTCGATCGTCTCGAGGAGGCCCTGCAGGTTCTGGACGTCGCGCAGGATCGCCGCGCGGTACACGTTTCGGGACGGCGTCCGCTGCCGCTCGATCAACTCGAGCGGTTCGAGGCGGCCGAGGTAGGTGTGGCGCAACTCCTGACGGAGCTGGTGGAACCCCGTAAACCCGACCGCCTTCGCGAATCGGGAGATCGTCGCGGCGTCCACGCCGGCCTTCTCGGCGAGCTGCCGCGTGCTGGCCAGCGACGCGAACTGGGGGTTGTTGGCGACGAAGTGGGCGACGCGCTGGTGGGTGGGGCTGAGCCGCGGCAGGGACTCCGCCAGCAGGTCGGCGAGCACGACGCGCTTGACCGCGGGCGACTCCGTGTGCGGGGTCATGGGCGGCGTATTACAACAAATGGTGCAGAAACTCCTTTTGGCAGGTTTCCGTTGCAGCCACGGGCAGGAGATCGCGCGCAGCGGCCAGAAGCACGGCAGCCAATCCCGCGGCGGAAGCCGCACGGGAAGGCGGGGGCGGGAGTGAGCGGACGGGCGGACGCGGGACCTCCCGCGCCGGGCGGCGCGGCCGCAGCCGAGCGGCGGGGCCTGGGGGAGGGCCCGCGATGACCAGGTTCGTGCTGCGGCGCCTGCTCGGGGCCGTGCCGCTCGTGATCGGCGTCTCGATGATCGTGTTCGGGATCTTGCAGGCGATGCCGGGCGGCCCGCTCGCGGTCTACCTCGACAATCCCTACATCACGGCCAGGGACATCGCGCTGATCAAGCACCAGCTCGGCCTCGACCAGCCGCTGTACGTCCAGTACGCGCGATGGTTTGGGGCGTACGCGCTCGGGCACTGGGGGATCAGTTACTCTTCCGGGGAGCCGGTGGCGTGGCTGATCTTCGCCCGGCTCCCCGCAACGCTCTTGCTCATGGGGACGTCGTTCCTGCTCGCGATGCTCTTCGCGCTCACGACGGGAGTCTACAGCGCGGTGCACCAGCACTCGGCGTTCGACTACGCCGCGACGGTCTTCTCGTTCCTCGGGATCTCGATGCCGGTGTTCTGGTTCGGGTTGATGCTGCAGCTCCTGGTCGCGGTGCGCCTCGGCTGGCTCCCGGTCGCCGGCTACGGCGCCGGCGGGTGGCTCCCGGTCGCCCAACATCTCGTGCTCCCGAGCATCGTGCTGGCGATGTTCACCGCCGGCCGGTGGAGCCGATTCACCCGCGCCGGCGTGCTCGAGGTGCTGCGCCAGGACTACATTCGCACGGCGCGGGCCAAGGGGCTGGCGGAACGGCGCGTCGTATTCCGCCACGCGCTCCGCAACAGCCTGATCCCGGTCGTTACGGTCGTCGCGCTCGACCTCGCCGGCCTGCTATCGGGCGCCGTGGTGACCGAGACGGTGTTCGCGTGGCCGGGCATGGGCAGCCTCTTGATCCAGTCGATCTCCAACGTGGACTACCCCACGCTGCTCGCGATTCTGATGCTCAGCTCGTTTGCGATCATCCTGTCGAACCTGCTGGCCGACGTGCTGTACAGCCTGCTCGATCCGCGGATCGTGTACCGATGAGCGCGCGGGCGGTCGCGTTGCCGCGGCGATCGAGCCTGCTGCGTGACGCGTGGCGCCGCTTCGAGCGGGACCGGCTTGCGGCCGCGGGCGCGGTCGCGCTCCTCGTCCTCGCGACCGGCGCGGCCGCCGCCCCGCTGTTCACGTGGTACGCCCCAAATCAGGTAGACCTCGCGCGGCTCGACGCGGCGCCGTCCGCTGTGCACTGGTTCGGCACGGACGATCTGGGCCGGGACGCGTTCAGCCGCGCGTTGTACGCGGGGCGGGTGTCGCTGTCGATCGGCGTCGGGGCCGCGGTGGTGTCGGCGCTCGTGGGGACCGCCGTCGGCGCGTGCGCTGGGTACTTCGGCGGCGTCGTGGACAGCGTGCTGATGCGGGCGACGGACGTGGTCCTGTCGATCCCGCCGCTGCCGCTCGTCATCGTGCTCTCGGCGATCGTGAAGCCGTCGCCGCAGATCCTCATCCTGATCATCGCCGGGATCGGGTGGATGGGCACCGCGAGGCTCGTGCGCGGCGCGTTTCTCTCGATCCGGGAGACGGAGTACATCGAGGCGGCCCGCGCCGCGGGGTGCGGCAGCGCGCGCATCATCCTCAGGCACGCCCTGCCGAACAGCCTGGCGCCGATCATCGTCGCGGCGACGCTGGCGGTCGGCAACGCGATCATCACGGAGTCGGTGCTGTCGTTTCTCGGGGTGGGGATCCAGCCCCCGACGGCGTCGTGGGGCAACATGCTGCAGAACGCCGAGTCGACGATGACGACGAAGCCGTGGCTCTCGGTGTTCCCGGGCGTGTTCATCCTGGTGAGCGTGCTCGGGGTCAACGCGCTCGGGGACGGTCTGCGCGACGCGCTCGACGTCCGCATGAAGGAGTGACCCCGCGGGCAGACGAGGAACCGGCGGCGAAGTCATGGGACGGCGGCGCGAGCGGCGCGCCCGCCGGCGTGCACGGCATTCGAGAAGAGCATCGGGGAGGCGGGGATGGCGAAGATCGCAATCGTGGGGTGCGGGGCGATCGGCGGATTGGCAGGATTCTACATGGCGCGGGCGGGCGAGGACGTGCTGTTCATCGACCAGAACGCGGATCACGTCCGGGCGATCCGCGAGCGCGGGATCGCGGTCAACGGGGTGTACGGCTCGATGTCGATCCCGCCGCAGCGCGCCTGTACGCCGGCCGAGATCGCCGAACCGCTCGACGGCCTGGTGTTCCTGGCGTGCAAGTCGCAGGCGACCGACGCGGCGATTCGGGCCATCGCGCCGCGCCTGGCGCCCTCGGCGTGTGTGGTCTCGCTGCAGAACGGCATGAACGAGGACACGATCGCCGACGTCGTGGGCCGCGCGCGCACGATGGGCGCGCTGCCCGACTACGGCGGGGCATATCTCGATCCCGGCGTGCTTGAGGCCGTCCACGAGGGGACGGTGTACGTCGGCGAGCTCGACGGCAGCCTGACCCCGCGCGTCCGCGAAGCGGCCCGGCTGCTCGGGATCGGCCCGAACGCGTGCGAGCTGCTGACCGACATCGTCGGGCGGCTGTGGACGAAGCACGTGTACAATTCGCAGATCGTCGTGACCGCGCTCGTGAACGGAACGGTCGTGGAGGTACTCGGCAACCGAGACGTCCAGCGTCTGGCCGCCGCCGCCGTGCGCGAGGCGATGCAGGTCTCGGACGCCGCCGGCGTCCGAGTGCACGGCGACCGGTGGTTCGATCCTGGGCTCTACCACCCCGAGACGCCCGCGGACACCGCCCGGCTGCTCGCCTCGTACGACCGGCTCGTGGAACACCTGGGCGGCCATCAGGTCGGCGACGGACCGGGCGGCTACAAGTACGTCAAGAAGGCGAGCGGCATCCACTGGGACCTCGTGTACCGCAAGCGGAAGAGCGAGGCGTCGCACCTCACGGTCTGCACCCACGCGGCCCGCTACGGGGTGGCCGTGCCGCTCAATGCCAAGATCGTCTCGATGATCGAGGAAGTCGAGGCCGGGAAACGCGAGCTCGGCTGGCACAACATCGCGGAGGGCACCGCGTACGCGAAGCAGATCGGCGCGACGCTCCCCTGACCGACCACGAATGCGCTGGCGGCCCCGCGGCGCGGTCTAGCCGGCGTCGCGATACCGCGATCCCATTCCAGGGCCCCCGGGCCGTGTTCGTCGGCCGGAAACATTCCGTCGAGCAGCGCTGACAGCGTACTCGCTGCGGTCGCGGCCAACGCCGCCGCCGAGGCGTCGATCGGGCCTCGCCGAGGGGATCGCGCGGCCGAGTCGAAATCGTGCGTCACGGTCTCACACCCCCGAGGACCGGTCTCACGTAGACGCCGCACCGAGGGCTCGAAGGCGGCGAGGCGGAGTGCCGCCGCACCTTGACGAGACAACCTCGCTCGTGCCATCGGCGGCGTCATGATAGAGAATTCGAAAGCTGAGATCGAGCGTGAGGGAGCGAGTCTGATGACACGCTACGGTTCCGATCTCGTGGTCGACCTGCTTCGCGGGTTCGGGATAGAATACGCTGCGCTCAATCCGGGCGCAACGTTCCGGGGGCTTCATGACTCGCTCGTCAACTACGGCGGAAACGAACGCCCCGAGATCATCCTGTGCTGTCACGAGGAAATCAGCGTCGCGATCGCCCACGGATACGCGAAGGCCGCGGGCAAGCCGATGGCGGTTGGGCTGCACGACCTCGTCGGGCTGCAGCACGCCAGCATGGCGATTTTCAACGCGTGGTGCGACAGGGTGCCCGTGCTCCTGCTCGGTGGTGCCGGGCCGATGGCGATCGAACACCGGCGTCCGTGGATCGACTGGATTCACACGGGGCTCGTTCAGGGGCAGCTGGTCCGCGATTACGTGAAGTGGGACGATCAACCCAGCAGCATTCCCTCGATGACAGAAGCCCTGCTCCGTGCACATCGGATCGCCGTGACCGAGCCGCAGGGCCCGGTGTACGTCGCGCTCGACGCGGCACTTCAAGAGGGCGTGGTGCCGGCAGACACGCCGCTTCCCGAGATCGCCCGGTACGCACGGCCGGAGCGTCTGCAGGGGAGTCCGGCCGCGCTGGACGCGGCCGCCGAACTGCTGGCGCGCGCCGAGCGTCCGGTGGTCCTGGCCGAGCGTCTGGGCCGGCACGCGGGAGCGTTCGACGCGCTGCGGGAGTTGGCGGAACTCCTGGCAGCCCCCGTGGTCGATCTGTACAGTCACGGGCGCCCGAATCTGGCCAACACCCATCCGCTGGACCTCACCGCCGCCAAGAACGACCTCCTTCGTGAGGCGGACGTGATCCTCTCCCTCGATGTGATCGATCTCTACGGCGCCTTCGCCGAAACCAACCCGGCGACCCGCGAGCCGTCGATGATCGTTGGGGCGGGCGCGAGGGTGATTCACATCACCCTCGACGATCTCGCAGCCCGATCTTGGGTGGCGGACTACCAGCGGCTTGTGCCCGTGGAGATCCACATCATCGCCGACACCGCGCTCGCGGTTCCCGCGCTGGTGGAACGGCTGAGATCGCGCGCGGGCTCCGAGGGCGAGCGGACGGCTCGCTTTCACCGGCTCAAAGCGGCGCACGAAGCGTCGCGCGAGGAAGGATGGCGGCAGGCTCGCTCGCGATGGGACGATGTGCCCATTTCTCCGGCACGCCTCGCCGCCGAAGTCTGGGAGCGCATCAAGACCGAGTCCTGGGTCCTCGCAAACGGGGCGTTGGGCGGATGGCCGCGCCGGCTGTGGGAGTGGACGCGTCACGATGCGTATTTGGGCTTCAGCGGCGGCGCGGGACTGGGCTACGGGCTCGGCGCGTCTATCGGAGCCGCGCTGGCCCATCGGGGAAGCGGCAGGATTGTCGTGGATCTGCAATCGGACGGCGACTTCTTGTACACTCCGAGCGCGTTGTGGACGGCGGCCCACCACCACATCCCACTGCTCGTGGTGATGTGCAACAACCGATCCTACGGAAACGACGAGGTCCACCAAGAACTCGTGGCCCGCGCACGGAACAGGCCGGTGGAGAACAAAGTCGTTGGCATCCGCCTCGAGAAACCTCCGGTGGACTTTGCGGGGCTGGCTCGGTCCCTGGGCGTGCACGGCGAAGGGCCCGTCGACGTCCCCGGCGAGATCGGTCCGGCGCTGAGACGCGCGCTGCGGGTTATCAAGGATCAGGGACGGCCGGCGCTCGTCGACGTCGTCATGCGATAGGTGAATGCGCCGCTGGCCCCTCTGTCGAGGCGACGAGCCGGCGCGCGCCCCCGCCCGGTGAACGGTTACGGTCGGTGGTCGCCGGCTGGGCCGACCGCGCCCGAGGATGCCCCGAGCTTCGCCAAGACAAGCCTGCCGGCTTTGAGCACGTGGGTTTCCATCAGCGTACCTGCGTCCGCCGCGTCCCGCCGCCGGAGAGCGTCGATGATCGCCGGGTGATCGGCGAGAGTGGTCTCGACCCATCCCGGGATCGCTTCGTAAAAGTGGCGGGGGACGTACCGGGAGGCGGTACGCAGGAACCAGCGCAGGCGATTGGCGTCGGGCACGTTGTTGATCGTGCGGTGGAACTGGAAATTCAGCGTCTCGATGGTTGACGTGCGCTCATCCAACGGCTTATGCGTGCTGACCGTCACGATCTCGTTCTGGATCGCCTCCAGCCTCTCCAGAACGGTCGTCTCGATCGTGGTCGCCGCGCTCGCGGCGAGCTGCCCGGCGACAAATGCGTGAACCCTGAATACATCTGCGATGTCCTGACGTCGCACAACCGCGACGCGAAACCCACGCCGGGGCAGCACTTCGATGAGCCCTTCGCCGACGAGCGTGACCAGTGCCTCTCTGACAGGCATCGTGCTCACTCCCAGCCGCTCCGCGATCGCCAGTGGTGCCATCCGCAGGTTCGCCGGGAAGATGCCGCCGATGATGCCGTCGCGGATGTACCGGGCGATTTCATCGCTGAGCCGGCGGTTGGGGAGCAGCGGGAAGCTGAGAAAGGCGTCTACGGGCGTGTGCGCGGCGGGGATGGCATCCGCGCCGGGTTGCGTTCCTGCAGCCAGTTTCGTGATCGGACGGGCCTCCTCGCTGGTAGGGAAATGCAATGGCTCCACCGAATTTCATGATAATTGATCCTCGATCTAAGATCAAGTATCCTACGTTTCGACGAGGGGGACAAACGTGGAGAATCGCTCAGCCCGTTGGCACTTGGACTTCTGCGCAAACGGCGTGAGGGTGGTGGCGCTCGCGCTCGGCCTGGCGGTGGCACTCGCAGTGTCCGCAACGGCAGCCGCGCCGAGCGGCGACTACAACCTGAGCGTGCTGGAGACGACGCCGGGCTTCTTCGACCTGCCGCTCTACGTCGTGATGCATGACGGCTACGCCAAGACCAACCACCTCAATCTGACCCTCGCCCAGTTTCAGACGGGGGGCGGCACAACCTCCCAGGTGTTTGCCGGAGGCACGGGCGACATCATGATGGGAGGCATGGATCTTCCGGTCCGGCTGATGCAGTCGAAGACGCTTGATGTGACCGTGTTGGCCGACATGCTGCAACGCGGCGTGTTCGTGCTGGTGTCGAAGGCTGGCTCCCAGTATCACACGTTGCAGAGTCTGAAGGGCCAGATTGTGGGCATCAGCGGACCGGGCGCGTTCAGCGAGTTCGCGCTCCACGTTGCGCTCAAGAAGGCCGGCATGGATCCGAACGATGTGCAGATCGCCGCGCTCGGCGGCACGCCGGCACAGTACGCCGCCGTGCTCTCGGGCAAGGCCACGGCCGTGCAGCTCCAGTCCCCGATCCTCGAGAACGCGCTCGCACAGCACACCGTGCAGCCGATCTACGACTTCCGGACGGAACAAGGGCTGCAGGCCGGGTTGGTGTTCACCGGGCGCACCGCGGCGATCAGGGCCAATCCGGCTCCCTACATCGCGTTCATGCGTGCCTACCGTCAGGCGCTGCAAAAGATTCGAACCGATCCGGTCTATGCGATGAAGTGGGCGACCGAGGAATGGGGGTCGACGACGCCCGCCGCGAATCTCCAAATCCAGCTGGATTCGTACCTGCGCAACCCCGGAATTTGGTCGCTCGACGGCATCTTCACCGTCGTGATGTACAACAACACGCGCGAGTTGCTGCTGGGCTCGGGGCTGTTCACCGAGCCGGGCTTTCCGACCTACAAGCAGCTCACACAGTACGCGCCGCCGTTGCAGTGACACCGGCGGTTCCGAATCGCCTAGAGCGCGGGAGTGACGCCAACGGCCTTGGGGCGCGATAGAACCGGCGGCGACGCGGGCGGCGGGCCGGTGGCACCGGGCGGGGCCGAGGTCGTCTCCTCGTCCGACACCCGGGGGGCCTCAATCGAGGTGTCGGGCGTCACGGTCCGCTACGCCGCGGCCGCGAGCGCGGGAGGGCGGCACCAGGGCACGCTGGCGATCGACGATATCTCGTTCCGCGTGAGGCCTCAAGAGATCGTGGTCATCGTGGGCCCCAGCGGCTGCGGAAAGTCGACGTTGCTCAAAGCGGTGGCGGGGTTGTTACGGCCCTCCCGAGGCTCGGTGCGGGTGATTCAACCGCAGGCGGCGGCGCCGCGCGTCGGATTCATGTTCCAATCCGACGCGTTGCTGCCGTGGCGGACGGCGGTGCAAAACGTCGAGTTGGCCGTGCGGCTGGCGGGCGAGAGCAGCCGGGTCGCGGCGGCGCGGGCCGTGCACCTCATGCGAGAACTGGGACTCGGCGACTCGTGCGACAAGTACCCGGCCCAACTCTCGGGCGGGATGCGGAAGCGCGTGGCGCTGGCGCGGGCGTTGGCCTACGAGCCGGCGGTCTTCCTGATGGACGAACCGTTCAGCGCGCTGGACGCGAATACGCGCATCCACGTCGGAAACTTCTTTCTTCGGATCGTGGAACGGTTCGGCCAAAGCGTGGTGTTCGTCACGCATGATATCGACGAGGCGGTCGCGTTGGGGGATCGCATCCTGGTGCTGTCTCGCGGACCGGGGCGCCTGGTGGGAACGTTCGACGTCGCACTGCCGCGGCCGCGCGACTACTACAAGAGCCGGTTCGAGGACGGCTTCCGGGAGCTGCAGAAGCGCGTGTTCGATCTGATCGGATAGGCGAGTCGATTCAAGCACAAGGGAGGAGACGCTGTGGCAAAGACGCTCGAGGGTTCGGTCGCGATCGTAACGGGTGCCGCTGGCGGCATCGGGCAAGCCTACGCGAAGGGGCTTGCGGAGCAAGGCG from bacterium includes the following:
- a CDS encoding MurR/RpiR family transcriptional regulator codes for the protein MTPHTESPAVKRVVLADLLAESLPRLSPTHQRVAHFVANNPQFASLASTRQLAEKAGVDAATISRFAKAVGFTGFHQLRQELRHTYLGRLEPLELIERQRTPSRNVYRAAILRDVQNLQGLLETIDTRVLDRLASQMLSANQVLIVAFGSYAAPAVALAHLCAALDINVRAEARSRVHWATQLTGLTSRDLVIGIGFWQCDRDVVAAVQWASEHGIPTAVIADSSVSPLARHAKLKVIVPTEGMLFFQSVTASLSIVYGLVAAIWTRLTTARRARYWRIRRAFRDLDVFVK
- a CDS encoding ABC transporter ATP-binding protein, whose amino-acid sequence is MAPGGAEVVSSSDTRGASIEVSGVTVRYAAAASAGGRHQGTLAIDDISFRVRPQEIVVIVGPSGCGKSTLLKAVAGLLRPSRGSVRVIQPQAAAPRVGFMFQSDALLPWRTAVQNVELAVRLAGESSRVAAARAVHLMRELGLGDSCDKYPAQLSGGMRKRVALARALAYEPAVFLMDEPFSALDANTRIHVGNFFLRIVERFGQSVVFVTHDIDEAVALGDRILVLSRGPGRLVGTFDVALPRPRDYYKSRFEDGFRELQKRVFDLIG
- a CDS encoding thiamine pyrophosphate-dependent enzyme; translation: MTRYGSDLVVDLLRGFGIEYAALNPGATFRGLHDSLVNYGGNERPEIILCCHEEISVAIAHGYAKAAGKPMAVGLHDLVGLQHASMAIFNAWCDRVPVLLLGGAGPMAIEHRRPWIDWIHTGLVQGQLVRDYVKWDDQPSSIPSMTEALLRAHRIAVTEPQGPVYVALDAALQEGVVPADTPLPEIARYARPERLQGSPAALDAAAELLARAERPVVLAERLGRHAGAFDALRELAELLAAPVVDLYSHGRPNLANTHPLDLTAAKNDLLREADVILSLDVIDLYGAFAETNPATREPSMIVGAGARVIHITLDDLAARSWVADYQRLVPVEIHIIADTALAVPALVERLRSRAGSEGERTARFHRLKAAHEASREEGWRQARSRWDDVPISPARLAAEVWERIKTESWVLANGALGGWPRRLWEWTRHDAYLGFSGGAGLGYGLGASIGAALAHRGSGRIVVDLQSDGDFLYTPSALWTAAHHHIPLLVVMCNNRSYGNDEVHQELVARARNRPVENKVVGIRLEKPPVDFAGLARSLGVHGEGPVDVPGEIGPALRRALRVIKDQGRPALVDVVMR
- a CDS encoding ABC transporter substrate-binding protein; amino-acid sequence: MENRSARWHLDFCANGVRVVALALGLAVALAVSATAAAPSGDYNLSVLETTPGFFDLPLYVVMHDGYAKTNHLNLTLAQFQTGGGTTSQVFAGGTGDIMMGGMDLPVRLMQSKTLDVTVLADMLQRGVFVLVSKAGSQYHTLQSLKGQIVGISGPGAFSEFALHVALKKAGMDPNDVQIAALGGTPAQYAAVLSGKATAVQLQSPILENALAQHTVQPIYDFRTEQGLQAGLVFTGRTAAIRANPAPYIAFMRAYRQALQKIRTDPVYAMKWATEEWGSTTPAANLQIQLDSYLRNPGIWSLDGIFTVVMYNNTRELLLGSGLFTEPGFPTYKQLTQYAPPLQ
- a CDS encoding ABC transporter permease — protein: MSARAVALPRRSSLLRDAWRRFERDRLAAAGAVALLVLATGAAAAPLFTWYAPNQVDLARLDAAPSAVHWFGTDDLGRDAFSRALYAGRVSLSIGVGAAVVSALVGTAVGACAGYFGGVVDSVLMRATDVVLSIPPLPLVIVLSAIVKPSPQILILIIAGIGWMGTARLVRGAFLSIRETEYIEAARAAGCGSARIILRHALPNSLAPIIVAATLAVGNAIITESVLSFLGVGIQPPTASWGNMLQNAESTMTTKPWLSVFPGVFILVSVLGVNALGDGLRDALDVRMKE
- a CDS encoding GntR family transcriptional regulator, producing MEPLHFPTSEEARPITKLAAGTQPGADAIPAAHTPVDAFLSFPLLPNRRLSDEIARYIRDGIIGGIFPANLRMAPLAIAERLGVSTMPVREALVTLVGEGLIEVLPRRGFRVAVVRRQDIADVFRVHAFVAGQLAASAATTIETTVLERLEAIQNEIVTVSTHKPLDERTSTIETLNFQFHRTINNVPDANRLRWFLRTASRYVPRHFYEAIPGWVETTLADHPAIIDALRRRDAADAGTLMETHVLKAGRLVLAKLGASSGAVGPAGDHRP
- a CDS encoding ABC transporter permease translates to MTRFVLRRLLGAVPLVIGVSMIVFGILQAMPGGPLAVYLDNPYITARDIALIKHQLGLDQPLYVQYARWFGAYALGHWGISYSSGEPVAWLIFARLPATLLLMGTSFLLAMLFALTTGVYSAVHQHSAFDYAATVFSFLGISMPVFWFGLMLQLLVAVRLGWLPVAGYGAGGWLPVAQHLVLPSIVLAMFTAGRWSRFTRAGVLEVLRQDYIRTARAKGLAERRVVFRHALRNSLIPVVTVVALDLAGLLSGAVVTETVFAWPGMGSLLIQSISNVDYPTLLAILMLSSFAIILSNLLADVLYSLLDPRIVYR
- a CDS encoding 2-dehydropantoate 2-reductase N-terminal domain-containing protein, producing MAKIAIVGCGAIGGLAGFYMARAGEDVLFIDQNADHVRAIRERGIAVNGVYGSMSIPPQRACTPAEIAEPLDGLVFLACKSQATDAAIRAIAPRLAPSACVVSLQNGMNEDTIADVVGRARTMGALPDYGGAYLDPGVLEAVHEGTVYVGELDGSLTPRVREAARLLGIGPNACELLTDIVGRLWTKHVYNSQIVVTALVNGTVVEVLGNRDVQRLAAAAVREAMQVSDAAGVRVHGDRWFDPGLYHPETPADTARLLASYDRLVEHLGGHQVGDGPGGYKYVKKASGIHWDLVYRKRKSEASHLTVCTHAARYGVAVPLNAKIVSMIEEVEAGKRELGWHNIAEGTAYAKQIGATLP
- a CDS encoding serine hydrolase, translated to MSEQLVWQRLSADLEGLVAAFPGAAGLCVRDLATGRQVAVHEQEVFPTASTIKIHILARLMQRAEGGEIDLARKVVIDDAVRVPGSGVLTYLDDAEELTVRDVAVLMIIVSDNTATNLCIDWATIDGTNAMLRGLGLSQTTLRRKMQDQASVIRGDENVASPLEVVQFLEILHRGERLSRFVCTETLAILKKPKRGYLAPGLPQDIVIANKPGGMERVRCDGAIIYQKRRPYAICVMTKYGPPDRNVSEQFIAEVARTVHGYLETLDVTSPYGQGVPANLLG